Proteins from a genomic interval of Tenacibaculum sp. SZ-18:
- the radC gene encoding RadC family protein, translating into MEKLNIKSWAIEDRPREKLMLRGINSLSNAELIAILIGSGNRKESAVDLSKRILISVQNNLGNLANLSVEELQRFNGIGEAKAISVLTALELGKRQFSENIEVKPKITCSKDAFELMYQRIGDLRHEEFWVLYLDNANKVLDKYQLSKGGLTATLVDVRLVFKRAIELSSVGMVLCHNHPSGKMQPSHADIELTKQIKEAGVTLNIKLLDHLIISKKRYFSFADEAVL; encoded by the coding sequence ATGGAAAAATTAAATATAAAGTCTTGGGCTATTGAAGATAGGCCAAGGGAAAAATTAATGTTGCGTGGAATTAATTCTTTATCAAATGCAGAACTCATAGCTATACTAATTGGATCGGGTAATCGTAAGGAGAGTGCGGTGGACTTGTCAAAGAGGATTCTAATTTCTGTTCAAAATAATCTTGGTAACTTGGCAAATTTGTCTGTTGAAGAATTACAAAGATTTAATGGAATCGGGGAGGCAAAGGCGATTTCTGTTCTAACAGCTTTGGAGCTTGGAAAGCGACAATTCTCCGAAAATATAGAGGTAAAACCCAAGATTACTTGTTCTAAAGATGCATTTGAATTAATGTATCAACGAATTGGTGACCTGCGACATGAAGAGTTTTGGGTATTGTATTTAGACAATGCAAATAAGGTTTTAGATAAGTATCAATTAAGTAAAGGAGGTTTAACCGCCACTTTAGTTGATGTTCGTTTGGTATTTAAAAGAGCGATAGAACTTTCTTCAGTAGGAATGGTATTATGCCACAATCATCCTTCTGGAAAAATGCAACCAAGCCATGCTGATATTGAGTTGACAAAACAAATTAAAGAAGCAGGAGTAACCTTAAATATTAAGTTATTGGATCATTTGATAATTAGTAAAAAGAGGTATTTTAGCTTTGCTGATGAGGCAGTTTTATGA
- the trkA gene encoding Trk system potassium transporter TrkA, with translation MKIIIAGAGDVGFHLAKLLSYESQDTYIVDLDGERLTYINNHLDVITKKGDATSIKLLKEIGIGSADLLLAVTESQNTNFTISVVGKALGVKKTIARIKNPEFLSSDVVDFKDFGVDFMISPEELAAGEIKQLLYQSSFNDTVAFENGLFNVMGTTLGYKSPIVDLTVKEAKEKFNMVDFITIAIKREGIAQTIIPRGDTEYKINDQVYFSVPNYSIEKLYPICGKEHIEIKNVMILGGSSIGMKTARNLCKEDFKVKLIEKKREKALTLAEDLRSTLVINGDGRDLELLEEENIRDMDAFIAVTGNSETNIMSCLVAKSKGVKKTVALVENMDYINISQTIGIDTLINKKLIAASNIFRHIRKGEILALANLHNVDAEVFEFEVQENAKVTEKPIKDLRFPREAVFGGIIRNGEALMSFGNMQIQAGDYVIVFCLPEAISTVEDLFN, from the coding sequence ATGAAAATTATAATAGCCGGAGCAGGAGATGTTGGATTTCATTTGGCTAAACTACTTTCGTACGAATCTCAAGATACATACATTGTTGATTTAGATGGTGAACGTTTGACTTACATTAATAATCATCTTGATGTAATCACAAAAAAAGGAGATGCTACTTCCATTAAATTACTGAAAGAAATTGGAATTGGTTCTGCAGATTTGTTATTAGCAGTTACAGAAAGTCAAAATACCAACTTTACTATCTCAGTTGTAGGAAAGGCTTTAGGAGTTAAAAAAACAATTGCTAGGATTAAAAATCCTGAATTTTTAAGTAGTGATGTTGTCGATTTTAAAGACTTTGGAGTAGATTTTATGATTTCTCCGGAAGAACTTGCTGCTGGTGAAATTAAACAATTGCTTTATCAATCTTCTTTTAATGATACTGTTGCTTTTGAAAACGGACTTTTTAATGTAATGGGAACTACTCTAGGATATAAATCTCCAATTGTAGATTTAACAGTTAAAGAGGCGAAGGAAAAATTTAATATGGTAGATTTTATTACCATCGCTATTAAAAGAGAAGGAATTGCTCAAACAATCATACCAAGAGGAGATACAGAATATAAAATAAACGATCAGGTTTATTTTTCTGTTCCAAACTACAGTATTGAAAAACTATATCCTATTTGTGGTAAAGAACATATTGAAATCAAAAATGTAATGATTTTAGGTGGAAGTAGTATTGGTATGAAAACTGCAAGAAACTTGTGCAAGGAAGATTTTAAAGTAAAGCTCATCGAAAAGAAAAGAGAAAAAGCATTGACTTTAGCAGAAGATTTACGTTCTACACTTGTTATTAATGGTGACGGTAGAGATTTAGAACTTTTGGAAGAAGAAAATATTAGAGATATGGATGCTTTTATCGCCGTTACGGGTAACTCTGAAACGAATATTATGTCTTGTTTAGTGGCAAAATCAAAAGGTGTTAAAAAAACCGTTGCCTTAGTAGAAAATATGGATTATATCAATATTTCTCAAACAATTGGAATTGACACTTTAATCAATAAAAAATTAATTGCGGCAAGTAATATTTTCCGTCATATACGAAAAGGTGAAATATTAGCACTTGCTAACTTGCACAATGTAGATGCCGAAGTATTTGAATTTGAAGTTCAAGAAAATGCTAAAGTAACCGAAAAACCAATTAAAGACTTACGTTTTCCTAGAGAAGCTGTTTTTGGAGGAATCATAAGAAATGGCGAAGCACTTATGTCCTTTGGTAATATGCAAATTCAAGCAGGTGATTATGTAATTGTATTCTGTTTACCTGAAGCGATATCTACTGTTGAAGATCTTTTTAATTAA
- a CDS encoding TrkH family potassium uptake protein — protein MDNLNLKLIFRFAGITAILNGIFMWLAIPFSLFFQEKATLGILNAGIITIFVGLLLFFFNKPDNKNLQKKEGYLIVTLGWITLTVTGMLPYLLTGSIPSVIDAVFETISGYSTTGSSILTDIESMPKGILFWRSATHWIGGMGIIVLTIAILPLLGIGGMQLFMAEAPGPSADKLHPRITDTAKRLWLIYVGLTVAEFLLLKVAGMTWFDAINHAMATVSTGGFSTKNSSVAYYNGMPLVQYVIIFFMFIAGTNFVLTYFALKGKVKKVIESEEFKYYSLGILSITVLVTLCIIFFKDPILQTSIDHPMVLGETESAFRHSLFSVISVVTTTGFVTADFTMWSFFITGIFFSLFFVGGSAGSTSGGVKIVRHIVMLKNSFLEFKKSLHPNAIIPVRYDGKAVKQNIVFNILSFFILYMLIFIVGAVILTFMGLDLKSALGACASSLGNIGPAIGSVSPVDNFAHLAPSAKLFCSFLMLIGRLELFTVLILFSPFFWKKN, from the coding sequence ATGGACAATTTAAATCTCAAATTAATCTTCCGTTTTGCAGGAATCACGGCAATACTTAATGGTATTTTTATGTGGTTGGCTATTCCTTTTAGTTTATTTTTTCAAGAAAAAGCCACTTTAGGAATTTTGAATGCTGGGATAATTACCATTTTTGTAGGTCTCTTATTATTCTTTTTTAACAAACCAGACAATAAAAATCTGCAAAAAAAAGAAGGTTACTTAATCGTAACTCTTGGTTGGATAACGCTCACTGTTACCGGAATGCTGCCTTATTTACTGACGGGAAGTATTCCATCAGTAATTGATGCTGTTTTTGAAACAATTTCAGGGTACTCTACAACAGGATCGTCCATATTAACAGACATAGAAAGCATGCCAAAAGGAATTTTATTCTGGAGAAGTGCAACGCATTGGATTGGTGGTATGGGAATAATCGTACTAACGATTGCTATTTTGCCTTTATTAGGAATTGGAGGAATGCAGTTATTTATGGCTGAAGCTCCAGGTCCGTCTGCAGACAAATTACACCCTAGAATTACTGATACAGCCAAAAGGTTATGGTTAATTTATGTTGGATTAACAGTTGCTGAATTTCTATTACTAAAGGTTGCAGGAATGACTTGGTTCGATGCAATAAACCATGCAATGGCAACAGTAAGTACTGGTGGTTTTTCTACTAAAAACTCAAGTGTAGCCTATTATAATGGTATGCCATTAGTTCAATACGTTATTATCTTTTTCATGTTTATTGCAGGTACAAACTTCGTATTAACTTATTTTGCACTTAAAGGAAAAGTAAAAAAGGTAATTGAAAGTGAAGAATTTAAATATTACAGTTTAGGAATACTTTCAATAACCGTGTTAGTTACCTTGTGTATAATCTTTTTTAAAGATCCAATATTACAAACCTCTATTGATCATCCAATGGTATTAGGGGAAACAGAGAGTGCCTTTCGTCATAGTTTATTCTCGGTAATATCTGTTGTTACCACAACTGGTTTCGTCACGGCTGATTTCACAATGTGGAGTTTTTTTATTACGGGAATATTCTTCTCCCTATTCTTTGTTGGTGGTTCTGCTGGATCTACTTCGGGTGGTGTTAAAATAGTTAGACATATTGTAATGCTCAAAAATAGTTTTCTTGAATTTAAAAAATCATTACATCCAAATGCCATTATTCCTGTTCGCTATGATGGAAAAGCAGTAAAACAAAATATTGTTTTTAACATATTATCCTTTTTCATTTTATACATGTTAATTTTTATTGTCGGAGCAGTAATTTTAACTTTTATGGGATTAGACTTAAAATCAGCTCTCGGAGCTTGCGCATCTTCATTAGGTAATATTGGCCCTGCTATTGGAAGTGTAAGCCCTGTAGATAATTTTGCTCATTTAGCGCCTTCTGCCAAGCTCTTTTGTTCATTTTTAATGTTAATTGGACGTTTGGAATTATTTACAGTGCTAATCTTATTTTCTCCATTCTTCTGGAAAAAGAACTAA
- a CDS encoding phage tail protein has product MNSIKKIIGLLFVCFFLSNAEVKAQEGFIGEIRMFAGNFAPRNWAFCDGQLLAINSNTALFSILGTQYGGDGRTTFALPDLRGRVAISAGRGPGLQDYRQGPGSGAEFRTLTQAQMPSHTHAASFNGTGSNASIAIPTYADEANETEPSNQSTLAIGNFQGDETQMYTTQTPDGTLKPFSAPVTVGGTVIVGQAGASQSFDNRQPYTVVRYIICLQGLYPSRN; this is encoded by the coding sequence ATGAATTCAATTAAGAAAATTATCGGGCTTCTATTTGTTTGTTTCTTTTTGTCTAATGCTGAGGTAAAAGCACAAGAAGGATTTATAGGAGAAATTAGAATGTTTGCAGGAAACTTTGCTCCAAGAAATTGGGCTTTCTGTGACGGGCAATTACTAGCTATTAATTCAAATACTGCGTTATTTTCAATTTTAGGAACACAGTATGGTGGAGATGGAAGAACAACATTTGCATTACCAGACCTTAGAGGTCGAGTTGCAATTAGTGCAGGACGTGGACCTGGATTACAAGATTATAGGCAAGGACCAGGTTCTGGAGCTGAATTTAGAACTCTTACTCAAGCTCAAATGCCCAGCCATACCCATGCTGCTTCTTTTAATGGAACTGGAAGTAATGCATCTATAGCAATTCCTACTTATGCAGATGAAGCCAATGAAACTGAACCATCTAATCAATCTACATTAGCAATTGGTAATTTCCAAGGAGATGAAACACAGATGTATACTACTCAAACTCCTGACGGTACTTTAAAACCATTTAGCGCTCCTGTTACCGTTGGAGGTACAGTTATAGTAGGACAAGCTGGAGCTAGTCAATCTTTTGACAACAGACAACCTTACACAGTTGTTAGGTATATAATTTGTTTACAAGGGTTATATCCTTCAAGAAATTAA